ATCGTAAAGCAAAATATTTTTATATTGCTGATGTTGTTCCGGATTGATGACGATCGCCCGGGCCAAACTGACCCGTTTACGCATGCCACCGGACAATTCCGCTGGGAATCGATCGCCAATGCCCGGCAAGCCCACCAACTCTAAATTTTCTTCCACAATGGCCCTAATTTCCCTCGGCCGTAGGTCTGAATCTCGGTAGAGGGTAAAGCCGACATTTTCCGCCACAGTGAGGGAATCAAACAGGGCCGATTGCTGAAACACTAAACCCACCCCTAAAGCTTTTTCCCCTTCTTCAATGGAACGTTGACGGCGATGGCCATGGACGATTACCTCGCCGCTGTCGGGGGTGAGTAAGCCCGCCACAATGCGCAAAATAGTTGATTTGCCCGTCCCCGATGGCCCAATTACCCCCACTGCTTCCCCTGGGTAAATTTTCAGGTCCACATCATCGAGGATCACTTTTCGGCCAAAGCTTTGGCTCACGCCGCGGAATTCAATAATGGGCTGGACTGGTTCACTCATGGGCTTTTGAACGAAAGGAGGTGGCCGGCATTAGTAGAGTTAGAGGCTAATTATATTCCTTGGGAAAATTTGGCCCCAAGGCGATCGCCCCGGGAGAGTGATCAGTTTTACCATTGCTATGACTACTTTTTTGACCGTGGTGATGGTACACAATCCTTTGCTGGGGGGCACCCAGGGCAATACCAGCCAGCTCAAATGCCTTTTTCATCCTGAGACGAAATTCTCGACCCACGGGCCAATGTTGCCCTGCTTGGGTTTTAATCCACACCTGGAGCCGAATGCCCTTAGAGGCAATGTCATCCACCCCCAAAATAGCGGCCGGTTCCAAAATTTTCTCTTGCCAAAGTGGATCCTCCCGCATTTGTTCAGAAACTACCCGAATTAAATTGAGGGCTTTATCCACATTGCTGGACTGGTCAATTTCCACAATAAATTCTGCCCTGGACCAGTCCTTGGTCAAATTTTGGACTACGGAAATTTTACCGTTGGGAATGGTGCTCAAACGGCCTTCGGGGCCCCGCAACTGAGTAATGTAAATATTCATATTTTCCACCAGACCAAACACATCCCCAATTTGCACCACGTCACCAATGGCATAGCGGTCTGTCCAAAGAATTAGCGTGCCATTGAGCATATCTTCTACCACGTTGCGCCCCAGAAAAGCTAGCACAAAGGCAACTCCGCCAAAACTAGCTAAGACCAAAGGATTAATGCCAAATAGCCAAATGGTGCCTAGAATACCGAGAATGGTCAATAGTACTGAAATTCCTCCCTTGATGGCCGGGGAATAGGTCATAACCCTAAGGGTGTAACGGTTAGAATGCTCATTATAAGATTGCTGTTCCTTCGCCCAATTATTGAGCAAACCATCGACGAAAATACCGCACACCTTATCAATTAAAGTT
The genomic region above belongs to Synechocystis sp. PCC 6803 substr. PCC-P and contains:
- a CDS encoding ABC transporter ATP-binding protein, with translation MSEPVQPIIEFRGVSQSFGRKVILDDVDLKIYPGEAVGVIGPSGTGKSTILRIVAGLLTPDSGEVIVHGHRRQRSIEEGEKALGVGLVFQQSALFDSLTVAENVGFTLYRDSDLRPREIRAIVEENLELVGLPGIGDRFPAELSGGMRKRVSLARAIVINPEQHQQYKNILLYDEPTAGLDPVASTRIESLIRHLLSQDHVCCCYLIVTHQFSTIDNTTDRIIFLYDGKIQWDGSTADAYKSEHPLLKQFFSGSIDGPIS